The DNA window ACCAATGCCGTGGTCTCCGGCCGCTCCAGTACAGCCAGGTACGACAGCAGCCGGTTCTTCAGCCGCCGACGATTGATGGAGCGCTCATCGTTCCGGTAAACGGCGTCGCTGGCCAGTTCGTCGTAGCGCGAGCGGAGCGCCGCCTCGTGCCGCTCCGCCAGGCTCTTCCGCACAAACTCCCGCGCGGCGTGAATCCCTTCGGGATCCCACACGGTCATCTCCTGTCCCAGAACCCCTTCGCCCGGCAGCGTCAGGACGAGCGCTTTGAACGCATCGTCGATCGATTCATCGGCCAGCACCGCGGCGAAAGCGTCGTGAATCATCGCGGGGCACTCCAGCGCTTCCCCTGCGGCCGACCGTTCCGCCAGATCCAGCAGCACGTTGGTCGACAGCGATTGCCCCGCGTCCCAGCGGTTAAAGGCGTCGCTATCGTGGGCCGCCAGAAACGCCAGCTCCTCCTGGCTGCAAGCCATTTTGAGCTTCACCGGAGCCGAGAAATTCCGCAACAGCGAGACGACCGGCTCTTCCGCCAGGCCGGTAAAGGTGAACGTCCTGGACGCCTCCTCCAGCAGCAACAACGGCCCCAGGTCGGACGCAATCGGTTCCCCTTCCGCCAGGCGCACGGGCATGTCGTTCCCTTGCGAATCGAGCAGGCCGATCGCCACCGGCAACGGCGGCGGCAAGCGATCGCTGGCGCCCGGGATGCCGTCCGGCAGCGGCGGGTACGACTGTTCCAGCGTCAGCACATACTGCCCCTGGTCGGCCTGCCATTCCCCTGTCGCCTTGAGCGTGGGCGTGCCCGGTTGCGAGTACCAGCGTTCCAGCAGATCCAGATTCGTGTCGTTGGCGTCGGCCATGGCGGCGCGGAAATCGTTACAGGTGACCGCGCTGTTATCGTGCCGCTGGAAGTACAAATCCATGCCGCGGCGAAAGCCTGCCTGGCCGAGCAGTGTCTGATAGATGCGAATGATCTCGGCGCCCTTGTTGTAGACGGTCGCCGTATAGAAGTTATCCATCGCGATGTAGGACTCGGGCCGGATCGGGTGCGCCATCGGGCCGGCGTCCTGCGGGAACTGATGCGACCGCAAAGCGACGACGTCATCGATCCGTTTCACGGCGGCCGAGATCTGGTCCGACGTGAACTGCTGGTCACGAAAAACGGTCAGGCCTTCCTTCAGCGTCAGCTGGAACCAGTCCCGGCAGGTCACCCGGTTGCCCGTCCAATTGTGGAAGTACTCATGGGCAATCACGGCTTCCACGCCCAGGTAGTCATCGTCGGTCGCGGTCGCCGGCGAGGCCAGCACATACTTGGAGTTGAAAACATTCAGCCCCTTGTTTTCCATGGCGCCCATGTTGAAGTCATTGACGGCGACGATCATATAAATGTCCAGATCGTACTCCAGGCCGTAGACGTCTTCGTCCCACTTCATCGACTTCTGCAGCGACGCCAGGGCGTGTTCGCACTTGTCGATATTCTCCGGCTCGACCCAGATTTCCAGCTCCACCTGGCGACCGGAACGGGTGGTGAAACTGCCGCGCTGGCATTTCAAATTGCCGGCCACCAGGGCGAACAGATAACACGGCTTGGGGAACGGATCCTCCCAGACCGCCTGTTGCCGGCCATCGGCCAGCATGCTCTGCGAAATGCGGTTGCCGTTGGAAAGCATCACCGGACAGGCGTCGACGTTGCCGCGAATGGTCACCTGGAACTTCGCCATCACATCGGGGCGATCCAGGTAATAGGTGATATGCCGGAAGCCAAGCGCCTCGCACTGGGTGCAAAAATTGCCCGACGACAGGTACAAGCCGCTAAGCGATTTGTTCTGTTCCGGATTGATCAGGACCTGCGTCGTCAGCAGGAACGAATCGGGGGC is part of the Lignipirellula cremea genome and encodes:
- the pepN gene encoding aminopeptidase N — translated: MSTQEKPVIVYRKDYTRPAYWIDDVALEFDLEASRTLVTAHIRFRRNADQPGNRLELDGEGMELQSIHLDGEPLAADQYAVSDTQLIIENAPDSFLLTTQVLINPEQNKSLSGLYLSSGNFCTQCEALGFRHITYYLDRPDVMAKFQVTIRGNVDACPVMLSNGNRISQSMLADGRQQAVWEDPFPKPCYLFALVAGNLKCQRGSFTTRSGRQVELEIWVEPENIDKCEHALASLQKSMKWDEDVYGLEYDLDIYMIVAVNDFNMGAMENKGLNVFNSKYVLASPATATDDDYLGVEAVIAHEYFHNWTGNRVTCRDWFQLTLKEGLTVFRDQQFTSDQISAAVKRIDDVVALRSHQFPQDAGPMAHPIRPESYIAMDNFYTATVYNKGAEIIRIYQTLLGQAGFRRGMDLYFQRHDNSAVTCNDFRAAMADANDTNLDLLERWYSQPGTPTLKATGEWQADQGQYVLTLEQSYPPLPDGIPGASDRLPPPLPVAIGLLDSQGNDMPVRLAEGEPIASDLGPLLLLEEASRTFTFTGLAEEPVVSLLRNFSAPVKLKMACSQEELAFLAAHDSDAFNRWDAGQSLSTNVLLDLAERSAAGEALECPAMIHDAFAAVLADESIDDAFKALVLTLPGEGVLGQEMTVWDPEGIHAAREFVRKSLAERHEAALRSRYDELASDAVYRNDERSINRRRLKNRLLSYLAVLERPETTALVASQYQAADNMTDKIAALSLLADLDCPQRESATADFYQAWHRDPLVLDKWFAVQAGSRRSDVVEQVKRLTQHEKFAITNPNRVRSLLGAFAANACRFHDKSGVGYALLADYILQIDANNPQLASRLVSAFNTIRRFDKERQSLMQAQLERIQAKQGLSSDVLEIVERALKF